Below is a window of Virgibacillus sp. NKC19-3 DNA.
CCCCCTCTGAAGTGAGTAGCATCCCAAAGTTTTGTAGTATAGGGTTAGGCAACAGTCCCAATGTCCAGATACATAGCCCGACATTTATTATTTCACCATTGGATAGGTTTAATTTCCCTGCTGTTTCTTGTAATACTTTTTTCCATGAACTAATGTTATACCGTTATTCGTAAGTAATTGCTCTAGTTTAAGACCGACCTTATCTGGTCCTTCTTGAAAAAGTCGTTGATGTGCATTTAGCAAGTATATTCTTACATCATTTGGGTCAAGACCCAATGCTTCTGCATCCGTACGAACGAAATGAGCCAATTCGGCAGATGTCTCGATACCGCTTATACCAGCTCCCGCAACAGCAATAGTCATTAATCGCCTACGCTCTGCTGGCACAGTTTCCTTAATAGCTTTCTTTAAATTTTCACTCCATATTTTTCGGATATTTTGTGCAGCGTCTACATCCGACAAAGGTATACCACCTTGTACGGGATCAGGTTCACATACAATACTGCCTGTAGCTAAGATGAGAATATCATAATGCATCAGATGTTCATCACCTGCCATATCTTGATACAGCACCCTTTGTTCGTTTGATTCGATTTGTGTCACGTTTGCTTGGATAAATTCAACATCAACAGGCAATAATTTTGTTAACGGAACTGTAATATCTTCATCACTAGCTGCAGGCTTAAAAAGAAGGACTTTGCGAAGATGATAAGGATTCTTATCAATTAGAATAAGTCTGATTCTTTTACCCATTCTCTTTTTAAAAGCTTTGCGAATTGATTTTACTGCATGAAGCCCCGCATATCCTCCACCAACAATAACACAAGTTAATGCTTTCATCTCAATCACTCCTTGTCTCTTATAAAAATAAAACGAAATAAGGTAGTGTTTTGTGACAAATGAATTGGAATCTCAAATGTTGCGTGAACAATCGTCTATATCTTTCAAAAAAGTGCCTTTACTATCTAGCTTGTAATTTAAAAGTTAATAACGCTGATACAAGATAGGCAATAGCACATAAAATACCAACAGCTATAAAGGAAAAAGCATTTAGAACTGTAATGCTAATGATACTTAAAACAGTTGCTCCAAAATACATAGCTGATGTATTTAAAGACATCACAGTGGTACGAATTTGATCATCTTGATTAGACATATAGGTATTGATAATATTTTGACCGAAAGCGTAAGAAAAAGACCAAAGAATATTTAGCACGATAGAAATATAAAGTAATTTGTCATTCATCGTTAGTAACAAGATGGAGAATAAAGAAATAACGGATACCATTAGTAACAAACGTTTCTTATTATGTGGTTTATCCATCACTTTGCCACTCACTATACTACCAAAAACACTTGCGATTCCTGCTATTAACAAGATTCCTCCAATATAGGAAGCCGACAAACCGTAATATTGATTATAATAAATACCTATGATAGAAAAAATAGCTTCTAGTCCGCCATAATACATAAATGAAATTAACAAAGTAAGTGTCACTGTACGATTAGAGAGTGCTTTCCCTATCATTTTTGCAATAGAACTGGAGCTGGTAGACTTAAATTGTGGAATGACAGTCCATGTGACAATAAACATAAGAATGCCAATCACACCAATTGCGAAAAATGGAACTCTCCAATTAAATATATCTGTGATAAAACCTGCGATGGGTATCCCGATAACTGTTGGTAGAATTAGAGCAGCTGTAACAGAACCCATTACTTTACCTCTTTTTTCGTATTCAATCACTTCTCCCACAATGGAATAAACAGTTGGCTGTATTAATGCCGCCCCTAAACCTGCTAAAATACGAAATCCAATCAACATAAATAAAGAATTGGAAAGTCCAGTCACAAAGGTAGCAATGGAAAAAATAACAATTCCAATTAAAAGTATTTTCTTTTTTCCAATTCGATCTGACATACTTCCAGTAATCAAACCAAAAACAGCATAAGATAAAGCATAGGATGTAAATAAAACCCCACTAATTTCCATATTAATATTTAAGCTCTCACTAATGGCTGGCAACATTGGTACTGTAACAATTAAATCAAAACCAACTAAGAAGGATAATACACATAAAGCAGTAATTATTTTTTTCATTTTTAAACTCCTTTTTAAATAATTAAATACCTAATAGTTAACCTATTAACTATTAGTGAAAATGAAACCCTATTCTTTAAAATAGGGGATTATAAACTATTCATCACAGATAATAACTGTACCTTTTCATCATTTTTTAATTTACCGAATACATCTTTCATTACTTCCTCGTAAATTGGCCAAGCTTTCGCTAAAACCTTTTTTCCTTTCTCTGTCATCGTTACCTTAATTCTTCTGCGATCATTTTCGTCAAAAGCTCTCTTGATATATTGCAGTTTTTCCAAAGCTCGTAACAAACCGCTAATATTAGATCGTGTAACTGTAAGTTCGTCGCTTAGTTCAGAAGGTAATGCTTCATAGTTTCTTTCTTCTAACATGTATAATAGACAGAGCCGACCTAAATTCAGATCAAATACTTTAATTCTTGAGTCTAATATTTTTGTCAGCTTATTTGTTTTTTGATGTAATGTAAGAAAGAGTTCAACCTCGATATCTGGATTATCGAGAGGATTTGTCATATGTTTTTTCATCTCCTTTCTGTTGGTGAATAAGTTTATTATAACAGCAAATAATTAACTGTCAAATAGTTAGGTGGTGAATCAAATTGAAGAATTATTGAAATTTAATTCTACAATCATTCATAAACAATAAAATGGAAGGAATTAAAATAAACTACAACTATTGAATTAAAACCAATATTACATATTGATAAAATTTTTAAGAGAACTATTTTAAAATAAATGGAAATAACTTATAACTTTGATTTCAAAATGGTATGATTAGAGTGTTAAAAAGATAATCAAAAAAGGGGTGTTAAATTATGTTTGAAAGGGGTACGGAATGGATTAGAGCTGACTTCCATCTTCATACTAGAGCAGATAAAGAGTTTTCATATTCTGGAGAAGGGGATAGATTTATTAGTGATTATATTGAAAAACTAAAAGAAGAAAAGATCAATTTGGGAGTTATAACAAATCACAATAAATTTGATTTATCTGAGTATAAAGCAATGAGAAAAAAAGCGAATAAAGAAGGAATAACAATTCTACCAGGAGTAGAATTATCAGTTAAAGAAGGTTCAAATGGTATTCATTGCTTAATTATTTTTAAACCTGAGGATTGGATTAACGGGAAAGGTGAAAATATAAATCAGTTTCTTGATGAAGTTTTTAAAAATATTGAGAATAGAGAACACGAAAATACGCGATGTAATGAAGATTTAGTTGGGACAGTTAAGTGTTTAGATTCTTATAATAAAGATTACTTCATTCTAATGGCTCATATTGAACAAAAAAGTGGTTTTTACGAAGAATGTAAGGGCGGGCTAATTGAAACCCTATCCAGAAATGAATGGTTTAAAGAAAAGGTTTTAGGTTTTCAAAAAGGAAGAACTAGGGATAAAATGAAGCAATTAGAGCAATGGATGGGTTATAAACTTCCGTACATAGAAGGATCTGATTGCAAAACAATAGATCAAATAGGAAAAGGGAAAAATTCCTTTATAAAAATTGGTGATGGCAGTTTTGATTCTGTTGTTCTCGCATTTAAAGACTCTAACAATCGAGTTTCCTTACAACCTAAAGAAGTTAGTCATGGATATATTAAGTCTATTGAATTTAAAGGTGGAAAAATGGATAACCAAAAAATAGACTTATCTCCTGAATTGAATAGCTTAATTGGAATTAGAGGGAGTGGAAAATCTAGTATTATTGAAGCAATAAGATATGCGTTAGATATCTTACCTTCCAAGTCTGATGAAGCGTATAAAAAAGAAGTAGTTAAAAATCTTTTGGAATCAGGGGGAGAAATATTACTTACACTTCAAGATAATTTTCAGAAACAGTATAAGATAAGAAGAATATGGGGAGAGTCTCACCATGTATTGGATGAAGATGAGCAAGAGGTTGGGGCTAAAGTTAATTCAGTTCTTCAGGCTCCGCTATATTTTGGACAAAAAGATTTGTCATCAATGGATAATGGGTTTGAACTAAACTTATTAAACAAGCTTGTTGGAGACAGGACGAGAGATTCTAAAGAAAAAATATATCAAATTGATGAAAAGTTGAGTAATAAGATTAGAGAATTATTTGATGCCAATGAAAAAATTAGTAATATAATTGAACTTAGGGAAAATTTACAAGATGTTCAACATAAAATTAAAATTTTTGAAGAAAAAGGCTTATCTAAAAAACTATCTAAGCAAGTTAGATTCCAAAAAGATAAAGTAGCAATTAATAATGTATATGAGACAGTTAAAGAGTTTATAAAAAACATAGGGAAATTGGTTAATTCAAAAGAACTTATAGAGCTAGACAAATTTAAAGAATTAAAGTCGGAAGAATCTGTTGAATTATTCAATAAGTTATCTAAAGAAACATCAAAAGTATTTAGTACAAAAAAAGAACTCGTAAAGATTAAAGAAACGCTTGATAAAAGTTCTAAAGAAATTGAAAGGTATCAAGAAGAAATTCAAAAAACTATAGAATCTCATGAGGAAGAGTTTGCTGAAATCAAAAGAGAAATCAATATACCCAATTTAGATCCTGATGACTTTGCTAAGTTAAAAGTCAAAGAGGAAAAGATAGATAAGAGCATTAAACAAGCATTAGATGAACAGGAAGGGAAAAGTAAAATAGAGACTGAGATTCGTTCTCTATCTGATCAAAGAAATCAAGCTTTGCTTGAAGAGTTTAATGCTTACAAAGAAGAAATTGATAAAATAAATTCAAGTCAAGCTTCGTTGGAACTCAGCATTGATTTTAAGGGTAATAAAGAATATTTCTTTGAAAAACTTAAGGAAATATTCAAAGGGACTAAAATTAATCAAGAAATATATAGAAAAATCAGTGAGAGCTTTTCAGATTTCACATCCCTCTTAATTGATGTTTTATTAGATAACTCTAAAGAAATATCCGAAATTATAACTGAAAATCAACTAACTAAAGTTAAAGAGAAAATCCGGGATAATTATGTTGAGTATTTAAAAATTGCGGTGCCTAATCAAATAGAAATAAAGTATCATGGTAAACCAATTGCAAAGCATTCTATTGGTCAAAGAGCTTCAGCTTTAGTGTTGTTTATTTTGTCTCAAAAAGAAAATAATTTAATAATGATTGATCAACCCGAGGATGATTTAGATAATCAGGTTATTTATAATGAAATAATTAAAGAAATAAAAGCAAGAAAATCAGATGTTCAGTTCATTTTTGCAACACACAATGCTAACATTCCTGTTTTAGGAGATTCTGAACAAGTGATAGCTGTTTCATATGACGAAAAAAAAATAAATATTGAAAAGGGTAGTATAGATAAAAAAGAAATTCAAAACAAAATTGTAGATATCATGGAGGGAGGACAAGAAGCTTTTAATAAAAGGACACAAATATATAATTTGTGGAAGAAGTAAATATTTTAATTATTCAATACAGAGTTATGATTAGGATCTCAATTATGATAATTCATAGTTATATAAGAAAAACAGCAGCTTTTTAAATAGTTGCTGTTTTTCTGATTCTATATACACAGCTAGTTGACAAACTCAATATAATTTATGCAACTTATAGTCTTAAATATTTATTATCATGTTTACTTTACAATCATCCAGTTTATCTCTTTTTCTAATATGATTTCATACTGTGAAAGTTGTGTAGCTTTTGTCGATTCATCTAAATACTTTACTGTAACCCATACTTTAATCTGATTATCCTGTTCTTGAAAAACTGGATTAATCAATTCTGAAAACGTATAGTTCTTCTCAATAACTGGTAAAGCATTGTTCTTCACATAATAGGTCAATTCTTGCTCTGTAGCGGTAGGGTATGAAGTAAAGAAGGTTTCTAAAAACGCTGTGACTTCTTCCGCTGTTTCAGCTTCCACCGTATCATCACTTTGCACCTGTTCTGGTGTGAAATCAGCTTTATTCGGGCTGTTCCACAAGGTAGGATTTTTCGTAATAACTAAGTTCCCTTGTTCATCTTGATGTAGTGTAATATGGTAAGTTGCGTTTGTTAAAGAGTTGTCTTTACCTTCTGTGATTTTTTGTTGTACAGAGTAAACCACTGAAAAAG
It encodes the following:
- a CDS encoding NAD(P)/FAD-dependent oxidoreductase; the encoded protein is MKALTCVIVGGGYAGLHAVKSIRKAFKKRMGKRIRLILIDKNPYHLRKVLLFKPAASDEDITVPLTKLLPVDVEFIQANVTQIESNEQRVLYQDMAGDEHLMHYDILILATGSIVCEPDPVQGGIPLSDVDAAQNIRKIWSENLKKAIKETVPAERRRLMTIAVAGAGISGIETSAELAHFVRTDAEALGLDPNDVRIYLLNAHQRLFQEGPDKVGLKLEQLLTNNGITLVHGKKYYKKQQGN
- a CDS encoding MFS transporter, with protein sequence MKKIITALCVLSFLVGFDLIVTVPMLPAISESLNINMEISGVLFTSYALSYAVFGLITGSMSDRIGKKKILLIGIVIFSIATFVTGLSNSLFMLIGFRILAGLGAALIQPTVYSIVGEVIEYEKRGKVMGSVTAALILPTVIGIPIAGFITDIFNWRVPFFAIGVIGILMFIVTWTVIPQFKSTSSSSIAKMIGKALSNRTVTLTLLISFMYYGGLEAIFSIIGIYYNQYYGLSASYIGGILLIAGIASVFGSIVSGKVMDKPHNKKRLLLMVSVISLFSILLLTMNDKLLYISIVLNILWSFSYAFGQNIINTYMSNQDDQIRTTVMSLNTSAMYFGATVLSIISITVLNAFSFIAVGILCAIAYLVSALLTFKLQAR
- a CDS encoding MarR family winged helix-turn-helix transcriptional regulator, giving the protein MTNPLDNPDIEVELFLTLHQKTNKLTKILDSRIKVFDLNLGRLCLLYMLEERNYEALPSELSDELTVTRSNISGLLRALEKLQYIKRAFDENDRRRIKVTMTEKGKKVLAKAWPIYEEVMKDVFGKLKNDEKVQLLSVMNSL
- a CDS encoding TrlF family AAA-like ATPase, which encodes MFERGTEWIRADFHLHTRADKEFSYSGEGDRFISDYIEKLKEEKINLGVITNHNKFDLSEYKAMRKKANKEGITILPGVELSVKEGSNGIHCLIIFKPEDWINGKGENINQFLDEVFKNIENREHENTRCNEDLVGTVKCLDSYNKDYFILMAHIEQKSGFYEECKGGLIETLSRNEWFKEKVLGFQKGRTRDKMKQLEQWMGYKLPYIEGSDCKTIDQIGKGKNSFIKIGDGSFDSVVLAFKDSNNRVSLQPKEVSHGYIKSIEFKGGKMDNQKIDLSPELNSLIGIRGSGKSSIIEAIRYALDILPSKSDEAYKKEVVKNLLESGGEILLTLQDNFQKQYKIRRIWGESHHVLDEDEQEVGAKVNSVLQAPLYFGQKDLSSMDNGFELNLLNKLVGDRTRDSKEKIYQIDEKLSNKIRELFDANEKISNIIELRENLQDVQHKIKIFEEKGLSKKLSKQVRFQKDKVAINNVYETVKEFIKNIGKLVNSKELIELDKFKELKSEESVELFNKLSKETSKVFSTKKELVKIKETLDKSSKEIERYQEEIQKTIESHEEEFAEIKREINIPNLDPDDFAKLKVKEEKIDKSIKQALDEQEGKSKIETEIRSLSDQRNQALLEEFNAYKEEIDKINSSQASLELSIDFKGNKEYFFEKLKEIFKGTKINQEIYRKISESFSDFTSLLIDVLLDNSKEISEIITENQLTKVKEKIRDNYVEYLKIAVPNQIEIKYHGKPIAKHSIGQRASALVLFILSQKENNLIMIDQPEDDLDNQVIYNEIIKEIKARKSDVQFIFATHNANIPVLGDSEQVIAVSYDEKKINIEKGSIDKKEIQNKIVDIMEGGQEAFNKRTQIYNLWKK
- a CDS encoding conjugal transfer protein, which codes for MKLPFSKKEKQIKPKKEKKRKVKTVGKRKKSVLFLWILLISSLAFGIYKNFTAIDQHTVHEREIVESHIVDTTAIESFTENFIKAYYTWVNESEELEERTEKLTDYLTEELQSLNTEMVREDIPTSSSVQNIDIWSVSKETENTFSVVYSVQQKITEGKDNSLTNATYHITLHQDEQGNLVITKNPTLWNSPNKADFTPEQVQSDDTVEAETAEEVTAFLETFFTSYPTATEQELTYYVKNNALPVIEKNYTFSELINPVFQEQDNQIKVWVTVKYLDESTKATQLSQYEIILEKEINWMIVK